TGGTAATTAATTTGGCTGCAGATAACGACCACGTCCCTTTGCTCTGCTTGGCATAATAGTCGTAGTAACTAGGAACCCGACAGCCCATTATAAATTGTGATAAAttcgtgaaaaaaaatttatatagacaTTAAGGGAttgagttgataaaaaaaattcggtAGCTGTCAATTTGAttggcttgaaaaaaaaaaaacgagtctAGAAATTGTATGGCTTACTTGGTTTGGCCTAGCTTCAGATGGTTTGTCATGGCTTGGAATTTATGGCATTTGGCTGCGTTTTATGTACGTGGATGGGACTTGTCTAGTTAGAAATTGTTTTCTAGGCTTAATTGTGATTTGGCTTGTTTGCTTGTGATTGgctatatttatatattgaggtcttaaaattttcatataaagaaattttattattgatagaGAAATTGTTGCTCAGGATGACAAATCATAGACTAGTAATGGCTGATTTTTGATTGACGTGTCATATATTTTACTGGTGAAAATGGTAGTGATAGGTACTCTCATCATAGGTGTGCATAGaaaattatgtgaaaaaatGTGCTAAATAGTATTGTACAGGTTGAGCCTCCTGTTCCAAATCaaggaaatgaaattaaaagctATGTCGGAAAATCATTTCATTccatgaaaacaattaaaaagtgGGGAAAGCGATATTTCAAAAAAGATATTCTCCATATATGGCttataattcactaaataaattCGGTAGgtccaataaaaataatttattgataataGAAGTTAATTTccgtatttaaaattatgatagcGATAAATATATCAGATGAATAAATCAAATGCAAAAGCTAAAATATTTGGCAGGATTGgacaaatcaaattaacatcCAGCCTGAGTTAGagttttggattaaaaattcTAGTAATTTGCACAAGCCTAAGCCTAAATTATTGGgcaaaaaatgttgtttttccaaaaaaaaaaacatgtatcatCAATTATCATTGTTTCAAAAAATCTGATTAAAGTGATAAGCAAAAGAATCTTTGAACAAACGTGAAAGATGAGATTTGACTAATCTTTGCTATATGTAATTATCTATACCTGTTTAGCtacatttataaaatcaataactTTAACTTCAATTATAACATAAACAAGTCTTACCTATTATGTGGATGATGAATTTAAttggatttaaaatttttttttaattcttttcaaaGATAGAcgcctataaaataaaaaaccagcaAAATATCAaagtgatttgaaaaaaaatcaaatcaaaataaattacattgtctaattaataatcaatcaaatatcaagtgatgaaattgaaacaaatataaGATCTCACATCGGAAGCGAGCGTCCAGAGCCAGGGCCTTATAAATGCATGCccaccttgactagtaagacgcgttTTAGGGTCATGCGTGCCTGCCAAGAACAAAATCGtgagggggacctgggtggaagccctggATTTGGGTGGACTGgaaggcccaaagcggacaaaAGATTAGGGACACATTTGAAACTTTGATAGACTAATTTAGTGCGATCAGGAACTTGATTGAAAGAAATCTGAAGTATAAAGTTTAATTGAGGACCACATTGAAAACATCTAAAACCAATGACTAATTTGTAAAAAACACTGAAATTTAAAGGTGCAATTAAAGAAGGCTAAAGGTGAAATTACAAGGAATCCAAGATGATTAGAGTTGATTAGGAGCTCTATTGCAAATTTCTAAAGGTTTAGGGACTAGTTGACAATGactataattttactatttattgtcTTCTTcccttaaattaaaagaaaatgaggccTAAGTACTCATTTTTTAGCTCTAATGTCTCTCTCATTCCTTCAGAATACCATTTAAATCTTATGTCAGCTTATACCCTAAtatttgaactctatttcaaagTTCTAAAGATTCAGGAATAAGTTGAAAACGATTATAATTTAAATGCAtgcattaactttttattttttatttatgattttttaatgtcaaaaaatatattagaaaagtctacatatttagtttttttattaaaaaataatatatccaaCTTGTAGCTAATCACAAGTCAGATAGATAGAGATGAATAGAGAAACAACTGAAAAGCATTAATGTTTTACTTTGTATTCAATGAATATTAGAGCTCACAAccaattttttcctttataaatatttgaaattttatcttggtcatgaattatttaattttcttttcaattttgtccttttAACTTACgttttcaatgattttatgCACTAaactctttttaatttgtttccccTCCCTTAGTTTATATGTCATGTAGCATCCCAAAATTGATTTAATGCCTaattttacttaataaaagtttagcttattgaaaaacaattgagtgataaaaaaccaaaattaacataaaaattaaaaagaaatataatcatTTTCCACGGAAGCACAGATggattttctttccctttttttattagaattttattttattttttataatttttcttagttttctattttttcttagtttttttttatatatcttatgGGGATAAAAATTAGATGATGAAACTTGGATTTTTAGTAATCTCtgtaattaaatagaaatttacGATTTTACCATGGGTTGTTtggatataaaaacaatattataagaacagattattattataacattaattaataataacaagaaaacaatttaCATTCTTTAAATTAAGGCTTGATTTTACGATGTTAAGGCTTCGTCAACAAATTAAGCTGTTGGAAAGTAAATTATATTCTtgctgttattttatttttatagatatttcgctatgttaaaatatttatttcaaagattttgaaatgttaaaataattcatttaactcaaatattaaatataattactaTAAAATGCAATAAATTtcctaatttttctaaaaaatagcaTGGCCATGATCAACACCATTCATgtgatatttatatttgtttatttttatattttaaaaataatttttattttattttattttaaattaatttttgagtgtttttagatattttaatgtcagaaataattttaaaatatatatatattattctgatatatttttaagtaaaaaagctattttaaaaaataattattattagaataAAACCATTTCTAAATTAATTCTCAAATTTGATGCCTGCATCATTAAATCCTGCCTGATCAAACAAAGGGAAAAGAAAGCagagaatattaatttttccaatttGCAATCCCCAAAACTCTTAACCAGATTTCAATAAATGCATTGGATTCACCTAGAAGGTCTTAGAATTAGGAcaaccaaacaaataaaaaaaaatatttccaaatTCCACATATAATTTCCAAATTGCCATTTCTACAGTGAAAGTGATTTTCGTTTTAGTATTGCACTTactatgtaaaatatttttttaaacaatggtttataaagatcaaattaGTTTAACCTCTATATAGTTTTAGTTGAAACCTAGGTTAAGTAAGGAGATGGATCTCAaggttttaaagttaatttgttttggtatgtttttttattgtttttggtttttattaaataaataacatagaaaaaaaagttttatttttttattaaaattaaagatattaataaaaaaaagagagagacaaaAACGTATACTTGcatatttgtttatttcaatatcatttaaatgattattgtttttacaaaaaaaaataaaaaattagacattatataattaaataaaaaaattaaagtgttcCTTATAATAGAAcaacaaatatcttaatttgcATCTGCTTCACGGTTTTTTAACCTAGTTtttagttaatattaaaatctctttttaataGTTGTTGGCAAATATAATCAtcaatctattttattaaatatacgcatgcatcaaattttaaattttaagttcataattaaaatcttttttattattagaaaacactttatcaacactaacatatttttttttatgttaaataaaaattttagtcTTGCTACGCGGAAAAATTATCTATTATAAagactaatttatttaatatgattttgcAACAAGGCAATATGTTCAGTACATGACACTCTAGAGACATTATTTCATATGATTTTGCAACAAGACAATATTAATTGCAGACCTCCGGTGTTTCATAGATTATGATACATGGGTGATCAAGAACTAGCTTATCAAGGATAAACTTCAATGAGAGATCTTAAACCCAGAACTGGGTTGATCTTATAGTTACTGAAGCCAGCATCAGTGAATAGTTTGGCCCATTCTTTctcgtttctttcttttcctgtgACCAAGATCATCATCAGCATATCAAAGAAGAGCTGTGTCTCAGTTGAACCTTCTACCTCTTTATTGTTCTCCACCACCATATCTATGATAATCAGCTTTCCTCCTTCTCGGCCCTTAATTGCCTCCTTGCATTGCTTGAGTATTTTCACGCATTCCTCGTCATTCCAGTCATGAAGAATCCACTGATTGTCATCAATAAcgaaataaaaacatgttagaaGTATTAATAGTCTAAACTGAAAGAAaccagtaattttattttttttaagttttggtgTTATATATGCTTAGTAATACTGTTTTGATCAgttaaaaaaagtcatttcaCCTTCAGCAGAATTGCATCTGCTTGAGGAATTGCCTCGAACATGTCTCCACCAAGATATTTCAAGTTTTCACTTCCCTCCAAACCAGCTACCACATGTGGGAGATCAAAGACTGTGCAATCCAAATGCTGGAATTCTTTAGCTATTGCCTTGGCCACAGTTCCAGTGCCACCCCCAACATCAACCAACGAATTTAACCCTTCGAAAACTCCCTTGCACTCATTTACCAACACACTCGAAACCAATCGAGCATCACTTGCCATAGCTTcattaaagaaatgattgagCTTTGTTTCATGGCCAGCATATTCCCAAAGTGTCCTTTGATGGGCCGTATAGAACGAGGAAGGGACATCATTTTGGAACCAAACGCTTACATAATGCCATGGTTGTGTTAAAATTGGATCAAGCATGGCTAGCAAGAATGGTGTTACACTGAAAGGGTTGTCCTTGATAAGGAGTTGAGAAGCATTGGTGAGAACATAGCCTTCTCCTTCAGTCTCTCCACTATTATTTTGTGTCGCAAAGAAACCAGAATGGACCAGTACGCGCATGAGGCGATAGACTCCAGGGGCTTTGGATGGGTGAATGGGCAAGACAGCGACAAGTTCAGAAAGGGTCATGGGTTTTCCATGATTATGGATAACATCCGGTATGCCTAGTTGAATAGCACATTTTAGAGACATTGAGTTTACGAAGTTGAAGATGTGATTCCAAACATGAGCTTGAGCTTGAAGTAGCTCAGCACCATGCATTTTCCCTAGACTGTCTCTAGATTTTTAAGGTTTGATATATACTATGAACTTGTATGATCGACATTGGAATGCTTAGACTATATATAGAAGAGGATGTGACACTCGGGGGCGAGGGGGGGATaagtaatataataaaatataatatttattttactttattgtacatgagttgtaaaaaaatctgtataatttagttttattcaaataatttactataaacatataatgatctttgtataaggtaaaagatttgaagaaataccaaattaaatcaaaacaacgaagttaatttcatcttcataatatattcatcactttaatgttgttggtctttatatctttcaaatataaacatacaaagtatataagaaacattaggtAAAACGAAGTATTATTTATGttcaataaactttgaaataaagcataaaataataaagaactaTTCTCACTAATCAACGCAGGTTCTTTGTAAATTGAGGCGCATTGAAGTTGCTCAATCATAACTTTGTAAATTGAGGCGTATTGAAGTTGCTCAATCATAACTTTAACATTACACATTGGAGATGGTTCACTAGGCTGcgagttatcaatattttttttttgataaaaaatcaaaattttcttattttgttcatggttcaacctaaaattaaaacatatatcgtgagaaaaaattgataattttggtgattCTGCTAAAaacagaacataaaaaaatcaaagtataatcaaaacaaaccaataaaatatatctaattaattcaaaaaaaagcactataacaagaattcaaaaaacaattggtaaAATTAGCAGATCTAAGAtaaaaatgaagcaaaaatagtagaattatatatataaaaaacctcctcaaattaataacaaacatctcaaaacaaaataaaaatagattttaaatttaagttaccttattttgtttgatgaaaaataaattaattgatggcTCTGCTTCAATTTTTCcgttaaaaaattttacttatgatttatatttatatttttgtttttgaccgGCTGCAGAATTTATTGCGCAaagtaatgattttatatttacagGATTTATATTAGTGCTacgtaaattaattttaaaaaaatcagattgaaaaatcacacttaattacagtaaaaaaactcacctttgtagaataaaaaacattttccacatttaattatatatatatatatatatatatatatatatatatatgaggggGGGTCACAGGGGTGGAATATTTTAGGGGGGGCGGGACCCCTCCTTGCCCCCCTCCTTCCGCCCCTGGATGTGACACTATTGAACtaaagtattattaaaaaaaaaaactggattcGTTTCTTCTCCGCTTTCTTCTCAATATGACGTCTTTTCATCATTCCTTAATGTCCTCGTCAGTTAATAATAGTATTCAATAATGCACTAGGGCTTCTAGCCCAGCGGCAGAAGCAAGGTTTCCTTGTTTCCGTCACTTGAGTTCGAGCCTTAGCGTGCACATCTGTTATCCCCGTGATATTTTACATgcctactgggcttgcagggtgttcagtgggtccgGAGATTAGTTGTGACGCGTGTAAACTGGCCCGGACATCCCgagttatcaaaataataataataataatagtagtattCAATCATACTCCAAAACGTAGACATGGCAttcaatgttttaaattttaaataaaaattgaagaagcGTATTCACTAATCTATGCAAGCTTATCATATGATTTCAGCAAGGTAACCAAAGAGTAAAACTAATAAGAATTGGACTAAATATGTACgtcattttatataaaattgcaTTACTTTACATTATTTGGAACATGATTTACATGAGGCAACGAGTGGTAATTACTTTAGCTGTAGATAACGACCACGTCCCTTTCCTCTCCTTGGCATAATAGTACTGGTAAACacttttattaaacccggctcAGCTCGGCAGGTCGACCTGGTAGCTAGACCAGTCTAGGTCTAATAAAAGACCGGCTGTGGCAACAGCCCGGCcaaactcattagtatatataccctatattttcatgaaaaaaaaccatattttttcaatgtaggataaaaaaaccttttggtttaaatacttcaacttaaaaggataacatagtatctttttaatgtgggatttgaagcccttttatatatatactctatgttctcatgaaaaaagttatgttttttcaatgtgagatttgaaactaattagtatatatactctatatttcaaaggaaaaagttatgttttttcaatgtaggataaaaaagtttttaaaatattcttttaaacttcataatatatataatctatatttacatggatttttttatatgaaatattaaaactttaattttttttaatttttccgggttaattcgagttgacccgagttgacccgggttgacccatgaaacctaGGACCTCGTCCCTTAGCCGGGTCAAtccccgggccgggtttaataactatggtggTAAATAGGAAGCTGACGGCGGCTgatgaagttgtgaaaaaaatttatataaaaattaagttttgtgtCAATAGTTCTGACCtatgatttgtttaatttatctgaaaaatttaagttaaaaaactcataaatgattaaaacaaaacatttttaatcaaGTATTATCTTGTCAAAATTCTAAGGAATATAAATTAACTGATCAGGTTCTACGTTTGCTCTTTAAAGACAATGGCTGAGCCACAATGGAGCAAAAGGTGGCAATAGCccccttaattatttttttcaaagtatttttttatattaagatattaatataatagcTTTACAGggttaattttctttgttaactACTAATTGATCCAagctctttttctatttttattattgtccctacctctcttttttctataaaatttttcTTCAAGCCCTAAACTATTAATTAGTTAAGCAAGTGACCTCTTATGCTTTATACTTTAGGGAAGTTTCCTtcatcttttctatttgtttcattatctaattttagttttatttatttataattagttattaaaaatattggggtttataataatttatgggtttgatgaattaatatgtgtatgggtaatattatatgctaatggatatgaattgaaatgaattttgatgaaatgataTGTATTTTGCTATGATTTTCATATGAAAACTGACGGCGATGAATTTACTAgtgattaaaaatgaagtatagaacaactaaaaaaattatggacataataaataaattaaaaagaaaacttttaatatttatgtttaatccACTTGTACAAAACAAAAGGTCAGAAAGAATAACATCAATTTGTAACAATCTTTTTAAACTATGATTTTAGATGTTATGTACCATATGTCAGTATATAATTGTTGTCAAGAACTTTTCTAGTTCTTGAAAgatttagaaataaataaatgaaaatttgttgtatatattgagaaagatatttttaatgagattaaaaatacaattattataaagaagttttaaaatataaaatctcgaagagaacaattataatatatattctttgGGTTGTGAAAAACGATCTAAACATAACTTTGAAAGTAACAATCTATGAGATTACTCAACTTTGTaataagtaattatttttttatgtaagagAAATAACTTATTTGATCCTTGATATGACTACTGAACAACAGAAAAGGAAACCCATAATGAAACACAAGGGTTTGGAACAACCCGCAGCTTGCTTATCGTAACACAAGGGAAATTAAGTAACTCATAGGGGCAGCTAAGTAGATGCTTAAAAGGCAACTATTGCTTTCCCCATCAAGGGAATACTTCAATGATAGACCTCAAACCCAGTATGGGAGTTATCTTGTAGTTACTAAAACCAGCATCAGAGAATAGTTTAGCCCATTCTTTCTCGTTTCTTTCTTGGCCAGTGACCAAAATCATCATGAGCATGTCGAAGAATATTTGTGTTTCAATTGAGTCGTCTTCTCCTTTCTGGTTCTCCATCATCATGTCTATGATCATCACCTTCCCTCCTTCCCTGTCCTTGATTGCTTCCTTGCATTTCTTAACTATCTTAACACATTCTTCATCATTCCAGTCATGTAGAATCCACTGTTTCCATCCATCACAGAGAAAATACAAGAGCTAAAATAGTTTAAACAATATACTACCAGActtacataaataaatacacacacacacacacacacacacacacacacacacgattgATGATAAATGATATTGTCTatggaaaataatattataggaaTATAATTTTACCTTCAGTTTCATGGTTCTTAAAATGCATTTGTTATggctaataattaaattttttagtaatattgaccaaaatattatatttatgtcGCAATGATCATTTTATAAGTACTTCAAGCAAATTGTACTTTGTTATATAAGATTTAAATATAAGCGTTGTTATATGGTCTAACTAGTTTAGCTTGtaaagttaattaatataagatCAAGAGATCTGGAGATAAATCTTGCTTGTGTCAAAGATAAAAGGGATTATATATGCATAGAAAAATGATTCATTAACAGCGCAAAAATGCTCTGTTAATGAGTAGTGAGGGAATTTGGTTTCAATATTGACACCAAATTTTATAATCAGATAAAACTAGAAGTTCATAAActctattaatttaataatatcattagaaaataagatatcaataaaaaacaaaacgaaaTAAAACAACTATTCAATGCAAAAGATGAATGTTTGTCAATATCATAGAAATATATCTTCacattattcaaaaaatatctcaataatcttattttttaacaaagtaaaaattaaatgagaatatactaatttcatagaaagaaaaataaaaaaaatatgaatataaaaaaaacaaaaaaaagtcaattattgttaattttctaaacCATGACCCGAGTTATAAGATCGAAAGtactatatatgaaaaaatcatgagggttaaatcacaaaaaaaaaacaacacaaaaaaatccaaaataaaaaaatacaataaaaataatgaatattaaaattgtaataaaatataaatcaaaaggtaaaaataaattttaaatttgagagttaaatccaatatttatatctttattatttttatcccaGTAAAGTAACCATATTCTACTTCATGAATGGGGAATTTTAGTGCTAAAGCTTTGATGGTGGCTGCTGAGATTTAATAATTCCAGCACTAAGAGGTGTTTGTTTGGGCATGTTTTCAAGGtaatgaaaacaaacaaaattcacCACGAATTACCATGACAATTACAACCTCGAAAATGTGTGGTGGCAAAATATTTACTAGTTTTGAACATTTTTGTCATCATAATTCTAAAGTATGCTCTAACTTCTAAATCCAGTGTTTATTGCAAAGatatatattacaataattaggtccctaagaataataaaaaa
This genomic interval from Populus nigra chromosome 11, ddPopNigr1.1, whole genome shotgun sequence contains the following:
- the LOC133667976 gene encoding trans-resveratrol di-O-methyltransferase-like, coding for MHGAELLQAQAHVWNHIFNFVNSMSLKCAIQLGIPDVIHNHGKPMTLSELVAVLPIHPSKAPGVYRLMRVLVHSGFFATQNNSGETEGEGYVLTNASQLLIKDNPFSVTPFLLAMLDPILTQPWHYVSVWFQNDVPSSFYTAHQRTLWEYAGHETKLNHFFNEAMASDARLVSSVLVNECKGVFEGLNSLVDVGGGTGTVAKAIAKEFQHLDCTVFDLPHVVAGLEGSENLKYLGGDMFEAIPQADAILLKWILHDWNDEECVKILKQCKEAIKGREGGKLIIIDMVVENNKEVEGSTETQLFFDMLMMILVTGKERNEKEWAKLFTDAGFSNYKINPVLGLRSLIEVYP